From the genome of Haemophilus parainfluenzae, one region includes:
- the trmB gene encoding tRNA (guanosine(46)-N7)-methyltransferase TrmB: MTEEQKTFADQKRKTVETAEFTEDGRYKRKVRSFVLRTGRLSDFQKNMMNDHWADLGLDYQNAPFDFVAIYGNTNPVILEIGFGMGKSLVDMAEANPDKNYLGIEVHTPGVGACIAYAVEKGVKNLRVICHDATEILRDCVKDGELGGLQLFFPDPWHKAKHHKRRIVQPHFVEQVVQKLQPNGFIHMATDWENYAEQMLEVLSANENLINTAEQDYIPRPDFRPLTKFEARGHRLGHGVWDLYFKKK, translated from the coding sequence AAAACCTTTGCTGATCAAAAACGTAAAACCGTTGAAACGGCTGAATTTACAGAAGATGGTCGTTATAAACGTAAAGTTCGTAGCTTTGTGTTGCGGACAGGTCGCTTAAGTGATTTTCAAAAAAATATGATGAATGATCACTGGGCTGATCTTGGATTAGATTATCAAAATGCCCCTTTTGATTTTGTCGCGATTTATGGCAATACAAATCCCGTTATATTAGAAATTGGCTTCGGAATGGGGAAATCTTTAGTGGATATGGCAGAAGCAAATCCTGATAAAAATTATCTTGGTATTGAAGTACACACACCAGGTGTAGGTGCCTGTATTGCTTATGCGGTAGAAAAAGGCGTGAAAAACCTTCGCGTGATTTGCCATGATGCCACTGAAATTCTACGTGATTGTGTAAAAGACGGCGAATTGGGCGGCTTACAACTTTTCTTCCCTGACCCTTGGCATAAAGCGAAACATCATAAACGCCGTATTGTTCAACCGCACTTTGTAGAGCAAGTCGTGCAAAAATTACAACCAAATGGTTTTATTCATATGGCAACGGACTGGGAAAACTATGCGGAACAAATGCTCGAAGTGCTTTCAGCCAATGAAAACTTAATCAATACTGCCGAACAAGATTATATTCCACGTCCTGATTTCCGCCCTCTCACAAAATTTGAGGCGCGCGGTCATCGCTTAGGCCACGGTGTGTGGGATTTATACTTTA